One Microvirga mediterraneensis genomic window carries:
- a CDS encoding tyrosine-type recombinase/integrase → MALKLARSYDPDVAYLGSLRVFLTALHPALLERDLWGFHTLRECFGIDAGSALYAPDGYGEARNAQILRDAQEIEPKSGRVERNTHGGRGRKGRPASIIRQRGQTLPDKLLGGIGFDFVDVPEPYKTELKAFFAWRLSRPQSRHYRWYTRAVQLIPFCADLASTHAPAVRHLIDFGHPIESGSGSGSTPLRNLFENWLAEREYSVRPTKSKWRRDATIHETAYGPVASAVANVLVFTLILLREKAKPVEARDLVLLEDVYPADDVPVTRSKAPYLSFFRIQLPWLRNVARRYVLNKIEHKELSPRTLPSYLASLGQIEACLYSLHSPPRPEHITQEFIEHTFLSWGNERGFTGQNWYTDPLNMIQWASAYLPEYRWRRLVFDKRNVRKVRSYHPRTHEYERNLEGAMVPEEVIEQIFLRFDSLTVVCKRLLIIARYTGMRSIDLHALAFDCLDPDADDADFMLLTFYQSKVKRWNTKPLHKNDAAHALVIQAIQEQQDDVRRAWGRKTQYLFPNRLGDAEVHLSPGHTRDVIAKWIIRQGIRDKDGSIYRFGWHDLRHFYGTELALAGYDIMMIQMELGHASADMSLIYVNQRLKLKKKAVLEKGGGKFISIKGEVDDKVAELALRKDATLAVDVPGGLCSLPGQIGEWCEHNGACFTCTYFRADIGQLPFFEKEMRTMAASLTRLRGEVEAFEQDGHRRMAEIGRKRMDRTQQGIANIKTIIRTIKAEGTYSGRTRKYQRAACGSPAAECDQAACGRGDPGHHAPER, encoded by the coding sequence ATGGCTCTGAAGCTCGCCCGAAGCTACGACCCAGACGTCGCCTATCTCGGGAGCCTGCGGGTCTTTCTGACCGCCCTGCACCCTGCCCTGCTCGAACGAGACCTGTGGGGCTTCCATACGCTTCGGGAATGCTTTGGGATCGATGCCGGATCCGCGTTATACGCGCCGGACGGTTATGGCGAGGCGCGGAACGCTCAAATCCTCCGCGACGCCCAGGAGATCGAGCCCAAGAGTGGCCGCGTCGAGAGAAACACCCATGGAGGACGGGGCAGAAAAGGCCGCCCCGCATCGATTATCCGACAGCGCGGTCAAACGCTGCCCGATAAGTTGCTGGGTGGCATCGGTTTCGACTTCGTCGATGTGCCGGAGCCCTACAAGACGGAACTCAAGGCGTTTTTTGCCTGGCGCCTGTCACGGCCACAGAGCCGGCACTATCGCTGGTACACGCGAGCGGTCCAGTTAATCCCCTTCTGTGCTGACCTTGCATCCACTCATGCACCCGCGGTCCGCCACCTGATCGACTTCGGGCACCCCATCGAGAGCGGTTCAGGCAGCGGAAGCACGCCCCTTCGGAACCTGTTCGAGAATTGGCTGGCAGAGAGGGAATACTCGGTTCGCCCCACGAAGAGCAAATGGCGTCGGGACGCCACGATCCATGAGACAGCCTATGGGCCCGTGGCCAGTGCCGTGGCCAACGTCTTGGTGTTCACCCTCATCCTCCTGCGCGAGAAGGCCAAGCCGGTGGAGGCCAGAGACCTGGTTCTTCTGGAGGATGTTTATCCCGCGGATGACGTTCCGGTGACGCGGTCCAAAGCTCCCTATCTCAGCTTCTTCCGCATTCAACTTCCGTGGCTGCGTAACGTGGCACGGCGCTATGTTCTCAACAAAATCGAGCACAAGGAGCTCTCGCCGCGCACTCTGCCATCCTATCTTGCTTCTCTCGGGCAGATCGAAGCATGCCTGTACAGCCTTCATTCCCCGCCTCGCCCTGAACACATCACACAGGAGTTCATCGAGCATACGTTCCTGTCATGGGGAAACGAGCGGGGATTTACCGGGCAGAACTGGTATACGGATCCGCTCAACATGATCCAATGGGCCTCCGCCTACCTCCCGGAATACCGCTGGCGCCGCCTTGTCTTCGATAAGAGAAACGTTCGCAAGGTTCGCAGCTATCATCCCCGGACGCATGAATATGAACGTAATCTCGAAGGCGCGATGGTGCCCGAGGAGGTCATTGAGCAGATCTTCCTGAGGTTCGACTCCCTGACGGTTGTCTGCAAACGTCTTCTGATCATCGCCCGCTACACGGGCATGCGGTCCATCGACCTGCATGCCCTTGCGTTCGACTGCCTGGACCCGGATGCGGACGACGCGGACTTCATGCTGCTGACCTTCTATCAATCCAAGGTCAAGCGCTGGAACACCAAGCCGCTGCACAAGAACGATGCCGCCCATGCTCTGGTCATCCAGGCCATCCAGGAGCAGCAGGACGACGTCCGGAGGGCATGGGGCCGCAAGACACAATACCTGTTCCCGAACAGACTCGGCGATGCCGAGGTCCATCTCAGTCCTGGCCACACCCGGGACGTGATCGCGAAGTGGATCATCCGCCAAGGCATTCGTGACAAGGACGGCAGCATCTATAGGTTCGGCTGGCATGATCTGCGCCATTTTTACGGCACCGAGCTGGCGTTGGCCGGCTATGACATCATGATGATCCAGATGGAACTGGGCCATGCCTCGGCCGATATGAGTCTGATCTATGTCAACCAGCGTTTGAAACTGAAGAAGAAGGCCGTGCTCGAAAAGGGTGGCGGCAAGTTCATCTCCATCAAGGGCGAGGTCGACGACAAGGTTGCCGAACTGGCGCTGCGCAAGGATGCTACTCTGGCGGTTGATGTTCCGGGCGGCCTCTGCTCGCTCCCGGGCCAGATCGGCGAATGGTGTGAACACAACGGAGCCTGCTTCACATGCACGTACTTCCGGGCCGATATCGGGCAGTTGCCGTTCTTCGAGAAGGAAATGCGCACCATGGCTGCCAGCCTCACCCGCCTCAGAGGCGAGGTGGAAGCCTTTGAGCAGGACGGCCATCGGCGCATGGCTGAAATCGGTCGAAAGCGGATGGACCGGACGCAGCAGGGAATTGCAAACATCAAGACCATCATCAGGACGATCAAGGCGGAGGGGACCTACAGTGGCCGGACGCGAAAATACCAGCGGGCTGCTTGCGGCAGCCCAGCAGCGGAGTGTGACCAAGCGGCGTGCGGTCGAGGAGATCCTGGGCACCATGCGCCAGAACGGTGA
- a CDS encoding D-amino acid dehydrogenase, which yields MRVLVLGSGVVGVTSAYYLAKQGHEVTVVDRQPAAGMETSFANAGQVSPGYSAPWAAPGIPIKAMKWLLMKHRPLVLWPRTELRLWGWLAHMLANCTEEAYRRNKSRMVSLAEYSRDCLRELRQETGITYDHREQGLLQLFRTQKQLDGIGEDTAVLDAYGVPYEILDPAGCIGVEPALRLVKSKVAGGLRLLGDETGDAHLFTQRLAVIAEQLGVRFRYGTSVRKLLTDGDRISGVQVNGGEVLTADTYVAAMGSYTPQLVKPLGIHLPVYPVKGYSLTMLVTDRDAAPVSTVMDETYKIGITRLGDRIRVGGTAELAGFSQRLRGPRRATLEHSVTDLFPQGGDVKQASFWTGLRPMTPDGTPVVGPTQYRNLYTNTGHGTLGWTMACGSGCVLADLISGRIPEVSHKDFAADRYKIEWRFQAA from the coding sequence TCTTGCCAAGCAGGGTCACGAGGTGACGGTGGTGGACCGCCAGCCCGCCGCCGGCATGGAGACGAGCTTTGCCAATGCCGGACAGGTCTCCCCCGGCTACTCGGCGCCGTGGGCTGCTCCGGGCATTCCGATCAAGGCCATGAAGTGGCTCCTGATGAAGCACCGGCCGCTGGTGCTCTGGCCCCGTACCGAGCTGCGCCTCTGGGGCTGGCTCGCCCATATGCTGGCCAACTGCACCGAGGAGGCCTACCGGCGCAACAAGAGCCGGATGGTCAGCTTGGCTGAGTACAGCCGGGACTGCCTGCGCGAGCTGCGGCAGGAGACCGGTATCACCTATGACCATCGGGAGCAGGGCCTGCTCCAGCTCTTCCGCACGCAAAAGCAGCTTGACGGGATCGGGGAGGACACGGCTGTTCTTGATGCCTATGGCGTGCCTTATGAGATCCTGGATCCTGCAGGATGCATCGGCGTGGAACCGGCCCTGCGCCTGGTAAAGAGCAAGGTCGCCGGCGGCCTGCGTCTTCTCGGTGACGAGACCGGGGATGCCCACCTGTTTACCCAGCGGCTTGCCGTGATCGCTGAGCAACTGGGCGTGCGGTTCCGCTACGGCACCTCTGTCCGAAAGCTGCTCACCGACGGCGACCGGATCTCCGGCGTGCAGGTCAACGGGGGCGAGGTGCTCACTGCCGACACCTATGTAGCCGCCATGGGCAGTTACACGCCGCAACTGGTGAAGCCGCTCGGTATCCACCTGCCGGTCTATCCGGTGAAGGGCTACTCATTGACGATGCTGGTCACCGATAGGGATGCCGCCCCCGTCTCGACCGTGATGGACGAGACCTACAAGATTGGGATCACCCGCCTGGGTGATCGGATCCGTGTCGGTGGCACAGCAGAACTCGCCGGGTTCAGCCAGCGGCTGCGCGGGCCGCGGCGAGCGACGCTGGAGCACTCCGTCACGGACCTGTTCCCGCAGGGCGGGGACGTCAAGCAGGCCAGCTTCTGGACCGGGTTGCGGCCAATGACGCCGGACGGCACGCCGGTGGTCGGTCCAACCCAGTACAGGAACCTGTACACGAACACCGGTCATGGCACCTTAGGCTGGACCATGGCCTGCGGCTCTGGGTGTGTGCTCGCCGACCTGATCTCTGGCCGAATTCCGGAGGTATCGCACAAGGATTTCGCAGCGGACCGTTACAAGATCGAATGGCGCTTCCAGGCGGCTTAG
- a CDS encoding RES domain-containing protein — protein sequence MTAPLPPSDLALRDPILITLEAGEILHRFFTAAYDPIHFDRSQHGRLNAPDGSYGVLYTAEDARGAFAETFLREPGRTLIPSDLLARKAYVRLRVTRPLVLIKLGGPGLARLGATAEIVHGGLPYDVPQAWSAALRKHPIRADGIAYYARHDDEALCYAIYDHEPLAIEEERRDTSLDENWFWDLAEPYGVGLSP from the coding sequence GTGACGGCACCATTGCCGCCATCGGATCTTGCTCTCCGGGATCCGATCCTCATCACCCTTGAGGCTGGCGAGATACTCCACCGGTTCTTCACGGCAGCATATGATCCAATCCATTTCGATCGCAGCCAGCATGGCCGCCTCAATGCGCCTGATGGGTCGTATGGTGTCCTCTACACGGCCGAGGACGCGCGTGGCGCTTTTGCTGAGACCTTTCTCCGAGAACCAGGGCGCACTCTCATTCCGTCCGATCTGCTTGCAAGGAAGGCCTATGTGCGACTGCGAGTGACCCGTCCACTCGTGCTGATCAAGCTTGGGGGACCTGGTCTGGCTCGATTGGGAGCCACAGCGGAGATCGTGCATGGTGGTCTTCCATATGACGTTCCGCAAGCCTGGTCAGCGGCTCTTCGCAAGCATCCCATCCGAGCGGACGGCATTGCCTATTACGCCCGTCATGACGACGAGGCCCTTTGCTATGCAATCTATGATCATGAACCCTTGGCCATAGAAGAAGAGCGTCGAGATACCAGTTTGGATGAGAACTGGTTCTGGGACCTTGCTGAGCCCTATGGAGTCGGTCTGTCTCCATAA
- a CDS encoding DUF6262 family protein, with the protein MAGRENTSGLLAAAQQRSVTKRRAVEEILGTMRQNGEVISFKTVAERANVSREYLYRQFKEVIQQLRTAALQQVVTIDGEEVRVRSAGRAATIEVALRHKIKRLESELAEVRQQKMELDRRYERALGEAEEWRSRHQRAVTELLEVRSRLTSYGSS; encoded by the coding sequence GTGGCCGGACGCGAAAATACCAGCGGGCTGCTTGCGGCAGCCCAGCAGCGGAGTGTGACCAAGCGGCGTGCGGTCGAGGAGATCCTGGGCACCATGCGCCAGAACGGTGAGGTCATCTCGTTCAAGACCGTCGCCGAGCGCGCCAATGTTAGCCGCGAGTATCTTTATCGCCAGTTCAAGGAGGTGATCCAGCAACTGCGCACGGCGGCGCTTCAGCAGGTTGTGACGATCGATGGCGAGGAGGTCCGGGTTCGCTCGGCCGGCCGTGCCGCAACGATCGAGGTAGCGCTGCGCCACAAGATCAAGCGGCTGGAATCGGAGCTGGCCGAGGTGCGTCAGCAGAAAATGGAGCTGGATCGCCGTTATGAGCGCGCGCTCGGCGAAGCGGAGGAATGGCGCAGCCGGCATCAGCGCGCCGTGACCGAACTCCTTGAGGTGCGCAGCCGATTGACAAGTTATGGGTCGTCATGA
- a CDS encoding tyrosine-type recombinase/integrase: MHLQRIVLPSGHVTWTAYDGDAIVTEIREFVIYLEARHHAPSTVAHYARHVVRLGNYLAAMGKSFREITPLDLDCFIPGVIRHGPILDLKTALNIIPLRPEPVDVSTSLHNQILFAIKAFYTFLDMRHAALIFGAGERPRTYHPDAYKPFLAHITQRKPRRRTESRSDHQAQAASAKRAVDHRMKPEQVLKIIEAASLMRDAFLVVLLYTTGIRIGEARGLLHEDFRLEENIIWVTPRLHENKARVKYAKARPIPVLDFVMKMYEDYIASDEYLPAFEAGTSYVFCNIAKAQIGRGLSESNVYDIQKRLVRNSGIAFTWHMFRHTHASEAIAQGYSLLDVADRLGHASPQTTNAIYKHLFNAEYKKLQIKNHAEVEERLNDLRRIGLAEEKLKWL; encoded by the coding sequence ATGCACCTGCAGCGCATCGTCCTCCCGAGCGGCCACGTCACCTGGACCGCCTATGACGGTGACGCCATCGTCACCGAGATCCGCGAGTTCGTCATCTACCTGGAGGCGCGCCATCACGCCCCGAGCACCGTTGCCCACTATGCCCGGCACGTGGTCCGGCTCGGCAACTATCTCGCGGCCATGGGCAAGAGCTTCCGCGAGATCACACCCTTGGACCTCGACTGCTTCATTCCCGGGGTGATCCGCCATGGCCCAATCCTGGATCTGAAGACCGCCTTGAACATCATCCCGCTGCGCCCGGAACCCGTGGACGTTTCCACTAGCCTGCACAACCAGATCCTGTTTGCAATCAAAGCCTTCTACACCTTTCTGGACATGCGCCACGCCGCGCTGATCTTTGGCGCCGGCGAGAGGCCGCGAACCTATCATCCTGACGCTTACAAGCCTTTCCTGGCCCATATCACGCAGCGGAAGCCGCGACGCCGCACCGAGAGCCGGTCGGACCATCAGGCCCAGGCGGCATCCGCAAAGCGGGCAGTCGACCACCGGATGAAGCCGGAGCAGGTTCTGAAGATCATTGAGGCGGCCAGCCTCATGCGCGATGCCTTCCTGGTCGTGCTCCTGTACACGACCGGCATTCGGATCGGCGAGGCGCGGGGCCTGCTGCACGAGGACTTCCGGTTGGAGGAGAACATCATCTGGGTCACGCCCCGCCTTCACGAGAACAAAGCGCGCGTCAAATACGCCAAGGCGCGGCCGATCCCGGTGCTCGACTTTGTGATGAAGATGTACGAGGACTATATCGCCAGCGACGAATACCTTCCGGCCTTCGAGGCCGGCACGAGTTATGTGTTCTGCAACATCGCCAAAGCGCAAATCGGCCGCGGGCTGTCTGAGAGCAACGTCTACGACATTCAAAAGCGTCTGGTCCGGAACTCGGGCATTGCGTTCACCTGGCACATGTTCCGCCACACCCACGCCAGCGAAGCGATCGCTCAAGGCTATAGCCTGCTTGATGTCGCTGACCGCCTCGGGCATGCCAGCCCGCAGACGACCAATGCGATTTACAAGCACCTGTTCAATGCCGAGTACAAGAAGCTGCAGATCAAGAACCACGCGGAGGTCGAAGAGCGCCTGAATGACTTGCGGCGTATCGGCCTGGCGGAGGAGAAACTCAAATGGCTCTGA